A window of Pseudodesulfovibrio hydrargyri contains these coding sequences:
- the ftsZ gene encoding cell division protein FtsZ has product MEYFEIEHESNAKIKVVGCGGGGGNAVNNMIQSALKGVKFIVANTDSQDIHKSLAEHKIQIGEKLTKGLGAGANPEIGRSAAMESMDQIREALDGSDMVFITAGMGGGTGTGSAPVVAQVAKELGALTVGVVTKPFYFEGKRRLEQAEEGTRALADVVDSIITIPNDRLLQLAAKKASFSDMLKKADEVLYYAVKGIADLITVHGLINLDFADVKAAMSNSGMALMGTGIASGESRAKEAAMKAITSPLLEDVSIEGAKGVLINITCGPDMLIDEVSEAADIIYKEAHDDAEIFFGTVFDPDAGDEMRITVIATGIEPAMEEPEPALSKAEQQKLLLLGPRGVNKSAEQPRRAGHQRVLNTDRNIPAYLRKAGGELNTTDLPQRQVSQRAVAGPGEEEFIFEEDNLDVPAFIRKNVD; this is encoded by the coding sequence ATGGAATATTTCGAAATCGAGCATGAATCCAACGCCAAAATCAAGGTCGTGGGCTGCGGCGGAGGCGGCGGAAACGCGGTCAACAACATGATCCAGTCCGCGCTCAAGGGCGTGAAGTTCATCGTCGCCAACACCGACAGCCAGGACATCCACAAGTCCCTGGCCGAGCACAAGATCCAGATCGGCGAGAAGCTGACCAAGGGGTTGGGCGCCGGCGCCAATCCCGAGATCGGCCGGTCCGCGGCCATGGAGTCCATGGACCAGATCCGCGAGGCCCTGGACGGCTCGGACATGGTCTTCATCACCGCCGGCATGGGCGGCGGCACGGGCACCGGCTCCGCCCCGGTGGTGGCCCAGGTGGCCAAGGAACTGGGCGCGCTGACCGTGGGCGTGGTCACCAAGCCCTTCTACTTCGAGGGCAAGCGCCGCCTGGAGCAGGCCGAAGAGGGCACCCGCGCTTTAGCCGACGTGGTGGACTCCATCATCACCATTCCCAACGACCGCCTGCTCCAGTTGGCCGCCAAGAAGGCATCCTTCTCGGACATGCTCAAGAAGGCCGATGAGGTCCTGTACTACGCGGTCAAGGGCATCGCCGACCTGATCACCGTGCACGGCCTGATCAACCTGGACTTCGCCGACGTCAAGGCGGCCATGTCCAACTCCGGCATGGCGCTGATGGGCACCGGCATCGCCTCGGGCGAGTCCCGGGCCAAGGAGGCGGCCATGAAGGCGATCACCTCCCCGCTGCTCGAGGACGTGTCCATCGAGGGCGCCAAGGGCGTGCTCATCAACATCACCTGCGGCCCGGACATGCTCATCGACGAGGTCTCCGAAGCCGCGGACATCATCTACAAGGAAGCCCACGACGACGCCGAGATCTTCTTCGGAACGGTCTTCGACCCGGACGCGGGCGACGAAATGCGCATCACCGTCATCGCCACGGGCATCGAGCCCGCCATGGAGGAGCCGGAACCGGCCCTGTCCAAGGCCGAACAGCAGAAGCTGCTGTTGCTCGGACCCCGCGGCGTGAACAAGTCCGCCGAACAGCCGCGCCGCGCCGGGCACCAGCGGGTCCTGAACACGGACCGCAACATCCCGGCCTACCTGCGCAAGGCGGGCGGCGAACTGAACACCACGGACCTGCCCCAGCGACAGGTCTCCCAGCGCGCCGTGGCCGGTCCCGGCGAGGAGGAGTTCATCTTCGAGGAAGACAACCTCGACGTTCCCGCGTTCATCCGCAAGAACGTGGACTAG
- a CDS encoding radical SAM protein, with amino-acid sequence MSEPPAPDLGGRLPVALAVPGGDKAALSALGWQSVYRTLAEAPGLAVERVFPDKLGTTEGVDPRTRESKSPLSSFPVIAWSITFEEDFLSLPRTLLAAGVPPLAAERPSLPLVVAGGPVAFLNPAPIAPFVDCFWVGEADDRFLHFFDTLRGLVFDGADREAILDAVKDMDGVYAPGRSKTPVRRITSGGQGPLTDPAFSCFISGRAAFRDTLLLEVNRGCPYGCRFCAAGYIYRPPRHAELDELKRIVEMADPPKVGLVGTALTDWPELLPFLKWLHERKKKFSLSSMRADGITEELLVYLRERGIRTITLALEGASERLRRMMSKKLDPKDFLNAVRLCARYGVNHLKIYMIAGWPGETDEDYAELADFLAEIVRIRSEEPGGRKKQFMRITIGVSSLVPKPFTPFQWAPMLSEDALNARMKGLEKLAKPYKGVTLQHDDPFQARLQGLLARGGEELAEFILLAAEHGGWKKALKLWNGDPAAILDRERGQDEPFPWEVVDIGVRRDYLWKEWERAKAAKVSPGCSARGCGQCAGCGMEPQSGA; translated from the coding sequence GTGTCGGAGCCCCCTGCTCCCGACCTCGGCGGACGGCTGCCCGTGGCGCTGGCCGTCCCCGGAGGCGACAAGGCGGCCCTGTCCGCGCTCGGCTGGCAATCCGTGTACCGGACCCTGGCCGAAGCGCCCGGGCTGGCCGTGGAGCGGGTCTTTCCCGACAAGCTCGGCACCACCGAGGGTGTTGATCCCCGGACGCGCGAATCAAAGAGCCCACTATCCTCATTCCCTGTAATAGCCTGGAGCATCACGTTCGAGGAGGACTTCCTCAGCCTACCTCGAACGCTCCTGGCAGCGGGCGTTCCGCCGCTTGCGGCGGAACGCCCATCTCTTCCCCTGGTCGTGGCCGGAGGCCCTGTGGCCTTTCTCAACCCGGCCCCCATCGCCCCGTTCGTGGACTGCTTCTGGGTGGGCGAGGCCGACGACCGCTTTCTCCATTTTTTCGACACCCTGCGCGGGCTGGTCTTTGACGGCGCGGACCGGGAAGCCATCCTCGACGCGGTCAAGGACATGGACGGCGTGTACGCGCCGGGCCGCTCCAAAACCCCGGTCAGGCGGATCACCTCGGGCGGCCAGGGCCCGCTGACCGACCCCGCCTTCTCCTGCTTCATCTCGGGGCGGGCCGCCTTCCGCGACACCCTGCTGCTCGAGGTCAACCGGGGCTGCCCCTACGGCTGCCGATTCTGCGCGGCGGGCTACATCTACCGCCCCCCGCGCCACGCCGAACTCGACGAGCTCAAGCGCATCGTGGAAATGGCCGACCCGCCCAAGGTCGGGCTGGTGGGCACGGCCCTGACCGACTGGCCCGAGCTGCTCCCGTTCCTCAAGTGGCTGCACGAACGCAAAAAGAAATTTTCCCTGTCCTCCATGCGCGCGGACGGCATCACCGAGGAACTGCTGGTCTACCTGCGCGAACGCGGCATCCGGACCATCACCCTGGCGCTGGAAGGGGCGAGCGAGCGGCTGCGCCGGATGATGAGCAAGAAGCTCGACCCCAAGGATTTTCTGAACGCGGTCCGGCTGTGCGCCCGCTACGGCGTGAACCACCTCAAGATCTACATGATCGCGGGCTGGCCCGGCGAGACCGACGAGGACTACGCCGAACTGGCCGATTTCCTGGCCGAGATCGTGCGCATCCGTTCCGAGGAGCCCGGCGGACGCAAGAAACAGTTCATGCGCATCACCATCGGGGTCAGCTCGCTGGTGCCCAAGCCGTTCACCCCGTTCCAGTGGGCCCCGATGCTCTCCGAGGACGCCCTCAACGCGCGCATGAAGGGGCTCGAGAAGCTGGCCAAGCCGTACAAGGGCGTGACCCTGCAGCACGACGACCCGTTCCAGGCCCGGCTCCAGGGCCTGCTGGCGCGCGGCGGCGAGGAACTGGCCGAATTCATCCTCCTGGCGGCCGAACACGGCGGCTGGAAAAAGGCCCTCAAGCTGTGGAACGGCGACCCGGCGGCCATCCTGGACCGCGAACGCGGACAGGACGAACCCTTCCCCTGGGAGGTCGTGGACATCGGCGTCAGACGCGACTACCTGTGGAAGGAATGGGAGCGCGCCAAGGCCGCCAAGGTCAGCCCCGGCTGCTCGGCCAGAGGCTGCGGGCAGTGCGCGGGCTGCGGCATGGAGCCGCAGTCCGGCGCATAG
- a CDS encoding dienelactone hydrolase family protein translates to MNKLFIILSLLLIPYTALAAGGRTVDYEINGRTFEGYYISPADKAPLVFLVHDWDGLTDYEIKRAGMLADLGYAVFAVDLYGKGVRPDKVEDKKRLTGELYADRQTMRARLMAGLNKAADLGANLSDAVAMGYCFGGTAVLELARSGANLKAFVTFHGGLATPDGQDYKAAKGFVLVFHGTADQSVPMAQFAALASELEATGIRHEMTTYSGAPHAFTVFGTDRYRKDADEKSWARFTEFLSQTLR, encoded by the coding sequence ATGAACAAGCTATTCATCATATTGTCATTGTTGCTGATCCCCTATACCGCCCTGGCGGCGGGCGGGCGGACCGTGGACTACGAGATCAACGGACGGACGTTCGAGGGGTATTACATCAGCCCGGCGGACAAGGCCCCGCTGGTCTTCCTGGTCCACGACTGGGACGGGCTGACCGACTACGAGATAAAGAGGGCCGGGATGCTCGCGGACCTGGGTTACGCCGTGTTCGCCGTGGACCTGTACGGCAAGGGCGTGCGGCCCGACAAGGTCGAGGACAAGAAGCGGCTGACCGGCGAGCTGTACGCGGACCGGCAGACCATGCGCGCCCGGCTCATGGCCGGGCTGAACAAGGCCGCCGACCTCGGGGCCAACCTGTCCGACGCCGTGGCCATGGGCTACTGCTTCGGCGGCACGGCGGTTCTGGAGCTGGCCCGATCCGGGGCGAACCTCAAGGCGTTCGTGACCTTCCACGGCGGCCTGGCCACGCCCGATGGCCAGGACTACAAGGCGGCCAAGGGATTCGTCCTGGTCTTCCACGGCACGGCGGACCAGTCCGTGCCCATGGCCCAGTTCGCGGCCCTGGCCAGTGAGCTGGAGGCCACGGGCATCCGCCACGAGATGACCACCTACTCCGGCGCGCCCCACGCCTTCACCGTGTTCGGCACGGACCGCTACCGCAAGGACGCGGACGAGAAGTCCTGGGCCCGGTTCACGGAGTTTCTGAGCCAGACGCTGCGATAA
- a CDS encoding M15 family metallopeptidase — MKHRRATLALRPVPLVLLVLLLLPATAFAEQRPEGFVTLNEFLPGAVYDVKYYTGDNFVGARVDGYEAPKVLVAVEAARALKAVQEDVARFGLCLKLFDGYRPQRAVNHFMRWAEDLDDTRTKAAHYPDVDKRNLFRDGYIAARSGHSRGSTVDLTLVDKATGRELDMGTPFDFFGPESWPENPDFPPQVRANRALLRAVMLGHGFKPYEAEWWHFTLRDEPYPETYFDFPVE; from the coding sequence ATGAAACACCGCCGCGCAACGCTCGCCCTCCGTCCCGTCCCCCTGGTCCTCCTGGTCCTCCTGCTGCTCCCGGCCACGGCGTTTGCCGAACAGCGGCCCGAGGGGTTCGTCACGCTCAACGAGTTCCTTCCGGGCGCGGTCTACGACGTCAAGTACTACACCGGCGACAACTTCGTGGGCGCGCGGGTGGACGGCTACGAGGCCCCCAAGGTCCTGGTGGCCGTGGAGGCCGCCAGGGCCCTGAAGGCGGTCCAGGAGGACGTGGCTCGGTTCGGGCTGTGCCTCAAGCTCTTCGACGGCTACCGCCCGCAGAGGGCCGTCAATCACTTCATGCGCTGGGCCGAAGACCTCGACGATACCCGGACCAAGGCGGCGCACTATCCGGACGTGGACAAGCGCAATCTGTTCCGCGACGGGTACATCGCGGCGCGGTCCGGGCACTCGCGCGGCTCCACCGTGGATTTGACCCTGGTGGACAAGGCCACCGGCCGGGAGCTGGACATGGGCACTCCGTTCGACTTCTTCGGCCCGGAATCCTGGCCCGAGAACCCCGATTTCCCGCCCCAGGTCCGGGCCAACCGCGCCCTGCTCCGCGCCGTCATGCTCGGCCACGGCTTCAAACCCTACGAAGCCGAATGGTGGCATTTCACCCTCAGGGACGAGCCCTACCCCGAAACCTACTTCGACTTCCCGGTGGAATAG
- the glyA gene encoding serine hydroxymethyltransferase, producing MEELFIQDPAVASAIADEIERQVSKLELIASENFVSTAVRQAQGSVMTHKYAEGYPGKRWYGGCEFVDEVEDLARDRAKELFGAAYANVQPHSGSQANMAVYFAACQPGDTVLGMDLSHGGHLTHGSPVNFSGKLFNMVHYGVDKDTQTIDYDAVEKLAKEHKPTMIIAGASAYPRIIDFARFRAIADEVGAKLMVDMAHIAGLIAAGEHPSCIEHAHYTTTTTHKTLRGPRGGMILSSDDLEQELNSNIFPGIQGGPLMHVIAAKAVAFGEALSPGFVEYQQQVVKNAKQLAASLTEAGYKLVSGGTDNHMMLLDLSDKDYTGKDAQIALDKAGITANKNTIPFETKSPFQTSGIRLGTPALTTRGMIEEDMIVVAEAIVAALDNMNDDKTLANIAEEVEEFAREFPLFAW from the coding sequence ATGGAAGAGCTGTTTATCCAGGACCCGGCGGTCGCCTCCGCCATTGCCGACGAGATCGAACGCCAGGTCTCCAAGCTGGAGCTCATCGCCAGCGAGAACTTCGTCTCCACTGCCGTGCGCCAGGCCCAGGGCTCGGTCATGACCCACAAATACGCCGAAGGCTATCCGGGCAAGCGCTGGTACGGCGGCTGCGAGTTCGTGGACGAGGTCGAGGATCTGGCCCGCGACCGCGCCAAGGAGCTGTTCGGCGCGGCCTATGCCAACGTCCAGCCGCACTCCGGCTCCCAGGCCAACATGGCCGTGTACTTCGCGGCCTGCCAGCCCGGCGACACCGTGCTCGGCATGGACCTGTCCCACGGCGGCCACCTGACCCACGGCTCCCCGGTCAACTTTTCGGGCAAGCTCTTCAACATGGTGCACTACGGCGTGGACAAGGACACCCAGACCATCGACTACGACGCGGTCGAAAAGCTGGCCAAGGAGCACAAGCCGACCATGATCATCGCCGGGGCGTCCGCCTATCCGCGCATCATCGACTTCGCCCGGTTCCGGGCCATCGCCGACGAGGTCGGAGCCAAGCTCATGGTCGACATGGCCCACATCGCGGGGTTGATCGCGGCGGGCGAGCACCCGTCCTGCATCGAGCACGCCCACTACACCACGACCACCACCCACAAGACCCTGCGCGGCCCGCGCGGCGGCATGATCCTGAGTTCCGACGACCTGGAGCAGGAACTCAACTCCAACATCTTCCCCGGCATCCAGGGCGGCCCGCTGATGCACGTCATCGCGGCCAAGGCCGTGGCCTTCGGCGAGGCCCTGTCCCCCGGTTTCGTGGAATACCAGCAGCAGGTGGTCAAGAACGCCAAGCAGCTGGCCGCCTCCCTGACCGAGGCGGGCTACAAGCTGGTCTCCGGCGGCACCGACAACCACATGATGCTGCTCGACCTGTCCGACAAGGACTACACCGGCAAGGACGCCCAGATCGCCCTGGACAAGGCGGGCATCACGGCCAACAAGAACACCATCCCGTTCGAGACCAAGTCCCCGTTCCAGACCTCGGGCATCCGCCTGGGCACCCCGGCCCTGACCACCCGCGGCATGATCGAAGAGGACATGATCGTGGTAGCCGAGGCCATCGTGGCCGCTCTGGACAACATGAACGACGACAAGACCCTGGCCAACATCGCCGAGGAAGTGGAGGAGTTCGCCCGCGAATTCCCGCTCTTCGCCTGGTAG
- the fabF gene encoding beta-ketoacyl-ACP synthase II: MNRVVVTSVAAVTPLGNDVETSWQNLLAGKSGIGQITKFDTSDYATTIAGEVKDFDPTEFVGKKEVRRMETFTQYAVAAASMLFKTAGWTIPEDERPRVGTIIGVGLGGIQTIEDCHEKLLHRGPKKVSPFFIPILIANMAAGQVSIETGAMGPNICTTTACASGTHGIGTAYTDIAMGRVDAMICGGSESTISPLAVAGFNAMKALSVRNDEPERASRPFDKDRSGFIMGEGCGLLLLESLEHAKARGANILAEVVGYGASGDAFHMTAPPEDGAGMAYAMAAAIREAKVDPSKIDHINAHGTSTYLNDLCETRAIKKVFGDHAYNIKICANKSQMGHLLGAAGGVEAVFAVKTLAEGIIPGTLNRETPDPECDLDVSADGPREIQAEYALSNSFGFGGTNACVLFKRFTG; encoded by the coding sequence ATGAACAGGGTAGTTGTTACCAGTGTTGCCGCCGTCACGCCGCTTGGCAATGACGTCGAGACCAGCTGGCAGAACCTCCTGGCCGGGAAATCCGGCATCGGCCAGATCACCAAGTTCGACACCTCGGACTATGCCACGACCATCGCCGGCGAGGTCAAGGATTTCGATCCGACCGAGTTCGTCGGCAAGAAGGAAGTGCGCCGCATGGAGACGTTCACCCAGTACGCGGTGGCCGCCGCCAGCATGCTCTTCAAGACCGCCGGCTGGACCATTCCCGAAGACGAGCGGCCCCGGGTCGGCACCATCATCGGCGTCGGGCTGGGCGGCATCCAGACCATCGAGGATTGCCACGAGAAGCTGCTCCATCGCGGGCCCAAAAAGGTCTCGCCCTTCTTCATCCCCATTCTGATCGCCAACATGGCCGCGGGCCAGGTCTCCATCGAGACCGGCGCCATGGGCCCCAACATCTGCACCACCACGGCCTGCGCCTCGGGCACCCACGGCATCGGCACGGCCTACACCGACATCGCCATGGGCCGCGTGGACGCCATGATCTGCGGCGGGTCCGAATCGACCATTTCGCCTCTGGCCGTGGCCGGGTTCAACGCCATGAAGGCCCTGTCCGTGCGCAACGACGAGCCCGAACGGGCCTCCCGGCCGTTCGACAAGGACCGCTCCGGCTTCATCATGGGCGAGGGTTGCGGCCTGCTGCTCCTGGAGAGCCTGGAGCACGCCAAGGCGCGCGGCGCCAACATTCTGGCCGAGGTGGTCGGGTACGGCGCGTCCGGCGACGCCTTCCACATGACCGCACCGCCCGAAGACGGCGCGGGCATGGCCTACGCCATGGCCGCCGCCATCCGCGAGGCCAAGGTCGATCCCTCGAAGATCGACCACATCAACGCCCACGGTACCTCCACCTATCTGAACGACCTCTGCGAGACCCGGGCCATCAAGAAAGTCTTCGGCGACCACGCCTACAACATCAAGATCTGCGCCAACAAGTCCCAGATGGGACATCTGCTCGGCGCGGCGGGCGGCGTCGAAGCGGTCTTCGCCGTCAAGACCCTGGCCGAGGGCATCATCCCCGGCACGCTGAACCGCGAAACGCCCGACCCCGAATGCGACCTCGACGTCAGCGCCGACGGGCCGAGGGAGATACAGGCCGAATACGCCCTGTCCAACTCCTTCGGATTCGGCGGCACCAACGCCTGCGTCCTGTTCAAACGCTTCACCGGGTAA
- a CDS encoding acyl carrier protein — protein sequence MSDVAAKVKEIIVDQLGVSEDEVIETAAFVEDLGADSLDLTELIMAMEEEFDLEIDDEEAQKILKVGDAISHIEKAI from the coding sequence ATGTCCGACGTAGCAGCGAAAGTGAAAGAGATCATCGTGGATCAGCTGGGCGTGTCCGAAGACGAAGTCATCGAAACCGCCGCGTTTGTCGAAGACCTGGGCGCCGATTCCCTGGACCTGACCGAACTGATCATGGCCATGGAAGAGGAGTTCGACCTGGAAATCGACGACGAAGAAGCCCAGAAGATCCTCAAGGTCGGCGACGCCATCTCGCACATCGAGAAGGCCATCTAA
- the fabG gene encoding 3-oxoacyl-[acyl-carrier-protein] reductase — protein MSDLPKVALVTGGSRGIGRTVAEKLAADGFEVYLTFVSRPEAADEVVASIEKAGGKARAFQLDSADRDAIAAFFKDEIKGKADLEVLVNNAGITRDGLMMRMKDEDWDKVIHVNLTGCFAFLKEASKIMGKQRSGRIVNITSVVGQMGNAGQANYCAAKAGLIGLTKSAARELAGRNITVNAVAPGFIETDMTAELPEKVVEAMLEQIPLKTLGQSGDIAAAVSFLAGPGAGYITGQVLGVNGGMYM, from the coding sequence ATGAGCGATCTTCCCAAAGTCGCCCTGGTGACGGGCGGTTCCCGAGGCATCGGACGCACCGTGGCCGAAAAACTGGCCGCCGACGGGTTCGAGGTCTACCTGACCTTTGTGAGCCGTCCCGAGGCCGCCGACGAAGTGGTGGCGTCCATCGAAAAGGCGGGCGGCAAGGCCCGCGCCTTCCAGCTCGACTCCGCCGACCGCGACGCCATCGCCGCGTTCTTCAAGGACGAGATCAAGGGCAAGGCCGACCTCGAGGTGCTGGTCAACAACGCGGGCATCACCCGCGACGGGCTGATGATGCGCATGAAGGACGAGGACTGGGACAAGGTCATTCACGTCAACCTCACCGGCTGCTTCGCCTTCCTCAAGGAGGCCTCCAAGATTATGGGCAAACAGCGCTCGGGCCGGATCGTCAACATCACCTCCGTGGTCGGCCAGATGGGCAACGCGGGACAGGCCAACTACTGCGCGGCCAAGGCGGGCCTCATCGGCCTGACGAAGTCCGCCGCCCGCGAGCTGGCCGGGCGCAACATCACGGTCAACGCCGTGGCCCCCGGCTTCATCGAGACCGACATGACCGCCGAGCTGCCGGAAAAGGTGGTCGAGGCCATGCTCGAACAAATTCCATTAAAAACCCTCGGGCAGTCCGGGGATATCGCAGCCGCCGTCTCCTTCCTGGCCGGCCCCGGAGCCGGGTACATCACCGGTCAGGTGCTGGGCGTGAATGGCGGCATGTACATGTAA
- a CDS encoding beta-ketoacyl-ACP synthase III, with protein sequence MTHFILRGFGLYAPEKILTNADLEKIVDTTDEWITTRTGIKQRHLAADDQAASDLALEASKQALDEAGIKPSELTHIICATFTPDSMIPSAACRLQERFGITGQMCMDVQAACSGFLYALQTARGQVCLEPDSKVLVVASEIISRRMNWEDRATCVLFGDASGAAVLTAGQPGEGPEVLDVMLAADGSLGDLLTVNGGGSAYSYKLGEPVGPEYFVEFQGREVFKHAVRNMTEISEAILERNGFVKDDVDVLLPHQANYRIIDAVGRRFNIPEERVFSNIHKYGNTSAAAIPVALTEAVHTGFIKPGDLVLIPAFGGGFTWGAALIRF encoded by the coding sequence ATGACTCACTTCATCCTTCGCGGCTTTGGCCTCTACGCTCCCGAAAAGATACTGACCAACGCCGACCTCGAGAAAATCGTCGACACCACGGACGAGTGGATCACCACCCGCACCGGTATCAAGCAAAGGCACCTCGCCGCCGATGACCAGGCCGCTTCCGACCTCGCGCTGGAGGCCTCGAAGCAGGCCCTGGACGAGGCGGGCATCAAGCCCTCCGAGTTGACCCACATCATTTGCGCCACCTTCACGCCGGATTCCATGATCCCGTCCGCCGCCTGTCGGCTGCAGGAGCGGTTCGGCATCACCGGCCAGATGTGCATGGATGTGCAGGCGGCCTGCTCCGGCTTCCTCTACGCCCTGCAGACCGCGCGCGGCCAGGTCTGCCTGGAGCCCGACTCCAAGGTCCTGGTTGTGGCCAGCGAGATCATCAGCCGCCGCATGAACTGGGAGGACCGCGCCACCTGCGTCCTGTTCGGCGACGCCTCGGGCGCGGCGGTCCTGACCGCCGGGCAGCCCGGCGAGGGTCCCGAGGTCCTGGACGTCATGCTCGCCGCCGACGGCTCGCTCGGCGACCTGCTCACGGTCAACGGCGGCGGCTCGGCCTATTCCTACAAGCTGGGCGAACCCGTGGGCCCCGAATATTTCGTCGAGTTCCAGGGCCGCGAGGTCTTCAAGCACGCCGTGCGCAACATGACCGAGATTTCCGAGGCCATCCTTGAGCGCAACGGATTCGTGAAGGACGACGTGGACGTGCTCTTGCCGCACCAGGCCAACTACCGCATCATCGACGCCGTGGGACGCCGTTTCAACATTCCCGAGGAACGCGTCTTCTCCAATATCCACAAGTACGGCAACACCTCCGCCGCCGCCATCCCCGTGGCCCTGACCGAGGCCGTGCACACCGGGTTCATCAAGCCCGGCGACCTGGTCCTCATTCCGGCCTTCGGCGGCGGGTTCACCTGGGGCGCGGCCCTGATCCGGTTCTAG
- the plsX gene encoding phosphate acyltransferase PlsX: protein MPKTEDTRVPRIAVDAMGGDFGPGVVVPGAVNAAREGISIVLVGDEEKVRAELAKLDTKGLDIEIVHCTQVVEMDDKPADALRRKKDSSIQVACRLVKEGKANGVVSAGNSGATVACGMFVLGRIPGVQRPALAGILPTEKNPVVLIDVGANVDSKPQHLLQFGLMAEVLARHVLGIEDPSVGILSIGEEEGKGNAAVREAFDLLKRSQLRFIGNVEGRDIFTGEVDIVVCDGFVGNVALKLSEGLARSLSRILKDELKSSWLSMLGTLLSFGAFKRFKKIVDYAEYGGAPLLGLRDIVIVAHGKSNELAVTNCIRMAATSVRNNAYGHLAEGVAAHKGLAAKPDRDAA from the coding sequence ATGCCTAAGACCGAAGACACCCGCGTTCCACGGATCGCCGTGGACGCCATGGGGGGCGATTTCGGCCCTGGCGTCGTTGTGCCCGGCGCGGTCAACGCCGCGCGCGAAGGCATCTCCATCGTGCTCGTCGGCGACGAGGAAAAGGTTCGGGCCGAGCTGGCCAAGCTCGACACCAAGGGGCTGGACATCGAAATTGTCCACTGCACCCAGGTGGTCGAGATGGACGACAAGCCCGCCGACGCCCTGCGCCGCAAGAAGGACTCCTCCATCCAGGTGGCCTGCCGCCTGGTCAAGGAAGGCAAGGCCAACGGCGTGGTCTCGGCCGGGAATTCCGGCGCGACCGTGGCCTGCGGCATGTTCGTCCTGGGGCGCATTCCGGGCGTGCAGCGACCGGCCCTGGCCGGCATCCTGCCCACCGAGAAGAACCCGGTGGTGCTCATCGACGTGGGTGCCAACGTGGACTCCAAGCCTCAGCACCTGCTCCAGTTCGGCCTCATGGCCGAGGTCCTGGCCCGGCACGTCCTGGGCATCGAGGATCCGTCCGTGGGCATCCTGTCCATCGGCGAGGAGGAGGGCAAGGGCAACGCCGCCGTGCGCGAGGCCTTCGACCTGCTCAAGCGTTCGCAGCTGCGGTTCATCGGCAACGTCGAGGGCCGCGACATCTTCACCGGCGAGGTGGACATCGTGGTCTGCGACGGCTTTGTCGGCAACGTGGCCCTGAAGCTCTCCGAGGGGTTGGCCCGCTCCCTGAGCCGCATCCTCAAGGACGAACTCAAGTCCAGCTGGCTGTCCATGCTCGGCACGCTGCTGTCCTTCGGCGCCTTCAAGCGGTTCAAGAAGATCGTGGACTACGCCGAATACGGCGGAGCGCCGCTGCTCGGCCTGCGCGACATCGTCATCGTGGCCCACGGCAAGTCCAACGAGCTGGCCGTGACCAACTGCATCCGCATGGCCGCCACCAGCGTGCGCAACAATGCCTACGGCCACCTGGCCGAAGGCGTGGCCGCCCACAAGGGGCTGGCCGCCAAGCCCGACAGGGACGCGGCCTGA
- the rpmF gene encoding 50S ribosomal protein L32 yields MAVPKKKTSKSRKGMRRSHDKIAAPNVIYCECGEPTLPHRACSVCGSYKGRQVIDGENA; encoded by the coding sequence ATGGCTGTCCCCAAGAAGAAAACGTCCAAGTCCCGCAAGGGCATGCGCCGTTCCCACGACAAGATCGCCGCTCCCAACGTCATCTACTGCGAGTGCGGTGAGCCCACTCTGCCCCATCGCGCCTGCTCTGTCTGCGGCTCCTACAAGGGACGCCAGGTCATTGACGGCGAAAATGCCTAA
- a CDS encoding YceD family protein — translation MVEFWLTISDIAAEGRGFTFDDQNFWREAWREFKLDIRPERDLVAEYSVLPQSDDGALVRGTLKGAVRLVCDRCAEPFAFEIDAAFDAYEQLPGGEETEGEPRMRLDNGQLQLDMGAILWEEFALALPFKPLCADTCEGICPGCGANLNTGKCACQPDEGDERLAVFRDLKIK, via the coding sequence ATGGTTGAATTCTGGCTGACTATCAGCGACATTGCCGCAGAGGGCCGAGGCTTCACCTTCGACGACCAGAACTTCTGGCGCGAGGCGTGGCGCGAATTCAAGCTGGACATCCGTCCGGAACGCGACCTGGTGGCCGAATACTCGGTCCTGCCCCAATCCGACGACGGGGCGCTGGTGCGCGGCACCCTCAAGGGGGCGGTCCGGCTGGTCTGCGACCGTTGCGCCGAGCCGTTCGCCTTCGAGATCGACGCGGCCTTCGACGCCTACGAGCAGTTGCCCGGCGGCGAGGAGACCGAGGGCGAGCCGCGCATGCGCCTGGACAACGGCCAGCTGCAGCTCGACATGGGCGCCATCCTCTGGGAGGAATTCGCCCTGGCCCTGCCGTTCAAGCCCCTGTGCGCGGATACGTGCGAGGGGATATGTCCCGGCTGCGGCGCCAACCTCAATACCGGCAAGTGCGCCTGCCAGCCGGATGAGGGCGATGAAAGGCTTGCGGTTTTCCGCGACTTGAAGATAAAGTAA